GGGGCCACAAACATCAGCACCTGGTAGAGCACCACGGGCAACGCCCCCACAAACCCGAACAGGAGGGAGACCTTCATCACCACTCCCAGCAGTTCCGTTACCTCGGTATAGACGGGTTGGCCGGTAATGGACGCATACCCCTGGGCCGGCCGCAACAGCAGTTGCACCTCTTGTTTGTAGAAGGCGAAGGAGATGGCCGTGGCGATGGCCACAGCAAGGACGGATATGAGCAGGCGGCGACGCAGTTCTTGCAGGTGATAGCGGAGGGGGGCGCTTCTGTCCCGCATCATACCCCCCTACTCCTTGAGTGGGGAGCCTGCTTTTTCCTGTGCCTGGCGTGGAGGCCGGGGAAGCGCCCCTTCGGGGGGCGCTGGGGGCGGAGGAGGGGGGTCTATCTCGTCCAGCAAGGACGGGAGGTCTTCCGTGGCTCTGCGGAGACGGGCGACCGTTTTCCCTACACGCCGAGCCGTGGAGGCCAGTTTCTCCGGCCCCAGCAGAAGGAGGGCCACCAAGAGGATAAACAGCAACTCCAACGGGCCGATGTTCAGGAAGTTCACGCCCTATCCCCCTGGGGCGAAGACCCCACGGCGTCTTTCCTGACGAGCAGGGCGAGGCATTCAATATGGTGGGTGTGGGGGAACATGTCCACTGGCTGGACCCACACCACCCGATAGGGCCCCTTGACCAAGTGGGTCAGGTCGCGCACGAGGGCCTCCAGGTCGCACGACACATACATCAGCCGCGGGATAGCCAAACGGTTGAGGGTGTGCAGGGCTTCGGGATGGCACCCCCGACGGGGGGGATCCACAATCACCGCATCGGGGTGTGTTTCTAACGTGGGGAGCACTTCCTCCACCTTCCCTTGACGGAACTCTATATTGGGGATGCCCTGGGCGTTGATTCGGGCGTCATCCACAGCCGAGGCCGATTCCTCGATAGCGATGACCCGTGTCACGAAGGGGGCGAGGAGGATGCCGAAGGTCCCCACCCCTGCATAAGCGTCCACCAGGATGCCTTGCCCGTTGAGGCCCAGGGCGTCCCGAACAACCCGCACCATCTGTTCGGCTTGCAGGGTGTTCACTTGAAAAAAAGAGGGGGATGCGATGCGGAACCGACGGCCCCATAACGCCTCTTCATAATATTTCTGGCCTGTGGCGAGGGTGATACTGGGTTCGTGCAAGGGGGGTTGGATGAGCCACTGCCCCGTGTGCACCCCGTAGCGGATGGACATCTGGCTCGTTTCAGCGCATTTGCCCTGTAAGTGGGCCAGGGCTTGATTGATCCACGGGTGCATGAGCAGACAGGCGTCTATGGGCACGAACTCTCGGGTGGTGCGGTTGACGAAGCCCACTTTCCCCTGAGGGCCGATGGTCATACGGGCGTGGTTGCGGTAGCCCCAAATCTGGGGACTGGGGAGGGTCTCTTGCACGGGCACATCAGCCAATGCGTCCACAGTAGCCAGTGCCTTGCGCACCAGGTGGCGTTTGAGGTGCAGTTGATACGGGTAGGCGATGTGTTGCCATTGGCAACCGGTGCAGGGCCAGAAGTAGGGGCAAGGGGGCGTTACCCTGTGGGGGGACGGGCACACCACCTCTACGACACGGGCGGCCGCATAGGTCCTGCGCCAGCGCACTACTTCAGCCACCACCTCCTCTTGCGGGATGCCTCCAAACACCCATATGGGCAAGCCTTCAACCTCGGCGCGACATTCCCCCAATGCTCCCATCTCCCCCAGGGTCAGACGCAAGCGTTGCCCAGGTGCGAAGCGGGAAGGGGCGGTACCCGTGCCCAGCATGGCCTCCTCGCCTTTACTATAGCCCTCTCCAGAAACGGTTGCCAAGTCTTGGGGGTATCAGTCTGAGGGGGTCGGCAGGTTGCTATCCCGCCAGGCAGTGGGGCCCCCCGTGATGCAGCGCTTGACAGCATCGGATACCGATGCTAGCATGCCCCCGAACAGGCTGTGCGGAGTCGCCGTGGGGGTGCCCGTGGTCGGAGCCGAGGTGAAACCTCAAGTGCCCCGCCTGTTGGGGGCCTATCAGGAAGCCTTGGGGCCCGCCCTGCGCGGGGCGGTGAGCGGGGCCGCACCCGACCTTCTTTTGCCTTTGCACTACCATCTGGGGTGGGTGGATGCCCAGGGGCACCCCACGGTCGCGGAGCAAGGCAAGGGCCTGCGCCCGACCTTATGCCTTTTCGCCTGTGAGGCTATGGGGGCACCCCCCGAGCGTGCCTTACCTGCTGCCGTCGCGTTGGAGTGCATCCATAACTTCTCCCTCATTCACGACGATATCCAGGATGGGGATCGGGAGCGTCGGCACCGACCGACAGTCTGGGCGGTGTGGGGGGTGAACAAGGCTCTCACCGCCGGCAACGCTTTGCGGGTGCTCGCCGACCTTGCCCTCCTGCGGTTACACTGGAGCGGTGTCTCGGCCCAGGTGGTGGTGCAAGCGTCTCGGGTGTTGACGGAGGGCTATCTGGAGATGATCGAGGGGCAGGTGTTGGATTTGAGCTACGAGACCCGCCTGGACATCACCGTGCAGGACTATCTGCATATGGTCTCCAAGAAAACGGCCGCGTTGATGGGCGTGGCGTTGCATTTGGGGACGCTGGTAGCAGGGGCTGCGGAGACCGCCGTGGACGCCCTCCGACAGGCGGGGAGACTGTTGGGGATAGCCTTCCAGGTGCAGGATGACGTGCTGGGCATCTGGGGGGAAAGGGCTGTGACCGGTAAGGCGGTGGGAGCGGATATCGTGCGGCGCAAAAAGTCGTTCCCCATCGTCTATGCCCTGCAGTACGCCCCCCAGGAGTTGGCGACCCGCCTGCGCACCTTCTACCAGGGGGAGAGCATGAACCTTCATCAGGTTGCCCAGGTTTTGGATATCTTGGACAAAGTGCAGGCGCGCTCATACGCCCAGCGGACGGCTCACGGCTTCTGCCAGGAGGCTTTAAACTTGGCCCGTCCCGTGCTCCCATCCTGGGCTGCCGATGCCCTGGAGGAACTGGCTCACTTCGTCGTTGACCGTCCCATGTAGAGGGAAGGGAGGGTACCTGTGGCGATCACTATCCGCCCCGCACCGGCCAAGCCCACACCCAAAATCACTACCGCCGAGGAGGCCTTGCGCCTATTCCGTCCGGAAAAGCCCGTGCGCCCGCGTCGCCCTATGCAACTGGGCATCCGCCTATTCACCTACATCATCGCCCAGCGTCTGAAGGGGCGCAAACGCTTCCCCTTGGTGACCATGCTGGAGCCTTTGGAGGCGTGCAACCTCACCTGCGAGGGGTGTGGACGCATCCGCGAGTATGAGCCGGTCCTCCACCGCATGCTGACTTTGGAGGAGTGTCTGCAGGCTGTGGAGGCTTCAGGAGCCCCCATTGTCTCCATCGCAGGGGGCGAGCCAACAATGTATCCTCACTTGCCGGAGCTGTTGGCCGAACTGGTGCGCCGCAAGTATTTCGTGTTCTGCTGCACCAATGCCCTGCTCCTGGAAAAGGTCTTGCACAAGGTGCCCCCCTCCCAGTACCTGTGCTGGGTGATTCACCTGGACGGGATGGAGGAGCAGCATGACCGTTCGGTGGCCCGTCGGGGGGTGTGGCGAGTGGCTATGCGCGCCTCCAAGAAGGCTTTGGAGATGGGCTACCGGGTCTGCTGCAATACTACCCTGTTCAAGGGGAGCAACGCCGAAGACCTTTATGAACTCTTCGAGACTGTTACCCAGATGGGCTTTGAGGGCATAATGCTCTCGGCTGGCTACGATTTCCAGATGGTGCCCAATCAGGATGTGTTCCTGAAGCGCCAGGAGTCCATTGAAGTGTTCAAACGCATCCTCGCCCCCGACAAGGTGCGCCGTTTCCGCTTCTACAACAATCCCCTGTATCTCTCCTTCCTGCGCGGGGAGCGATGGTATCAGTGCACCGCCTGGTCCAACCCCACTTATACCATCTTGGGCTGGCGTAAGCCCTGCTACCCCTTGGCCGATGCCCATACGCACAATGTGCAGGAGCTCTTCAGCGACGCCCTGTGGGAGAAGTATGGGGTGGGGAAAGACCCCCGCTGCGCCAACTGTATGATGCACTGCGGATTTGAATCGGCGACTATTTTTGGGGCGGTGAAGCGCCCGGGGGATATGGTGGCCATGCTCCGGGGGATCCTGACGAACCGGAGCGGCATCGGGGTCAGTTAGGATGTTGGCCTTGGTGGCCGCGCTGGAAACGGAGGTCCGCAAAGTGCTGGAGGCCACGCCCCGCCGGGAGCAGTGGCAGGAGGGGAATGTGCAGATCTACCGCTCCCCGGAGCGTGGATGGATTATGGCCCTCTGCGGTGTGGGACGGGAGGGGGTGGATCGCACTATTGAGGCGCTGGCGCGCCATCGCCCCCAGGGGGTGATAGCCACCGGGTTTGTAGCAGGCCTGGAAGAGGGTCTGCGGCCCGGGCTGCTGGTGGCACCGGAGCAGGTCTGTTTGTTGGAGGAGTGGGTGGGCACAGCACGCATCGGGCCCATTGTGGAGGTGGACTCCGAGTGGCTTGCCTTCTGCCAGAGAGCTCTCGGCCCCGCGTTGCGCCTGGTGCACGGGGCGGTAACGGTGGGGCGAATCCTTGTCTCGCCCCGCCAGAAGCGTCTGTTGGCCCATTCCACTCATGCCTCCATTGCTGACTTGGAGAGTTATTGGGTAGGCGTGGCCTGTCGCGCCCGTGGCATCCCTTTCGTGGTGGTGCGGGTGGTGATGGATAGCCTCCACCACGCCTTGCCCCCTTTCCTAGAAGGGTACAGAGGCTCCTCGATGGAGCGGGCTGCTCTGGGGTGGGCGTTGTGGCATCCGTGGTGGTGGCCCCGCTTGTGGGGCTTGCGAAGGGCGGCGCTACAGGCTCAAAACGCTTTGGGGAAAGGCCTTGTGGCCTTGACACACGCGTGGGAGGCCCAGCGGGAGGCGGCGTAAGGAGAGAACGATGCCAAAGGCCTTGGTAACGGGAGCAACAGGGTTCGTAGGGAGCAACCTGGTGCGCACCTTGCTCCAGGCGGGGTGGCAGGTGCGGGCTGTGGTACGCCCCACCAGTCCCCTTGTGGCTTTAGAGGGCCTCCCCGTGGAACGCGTGGTGGGCGACCTGACCCAGCCGACCAGCCTCGCCCGAGCGATGGACGGGTTAGACGCCGTGTTCCATGTGGCAGCCCTGAATGCCTTTTGGGCGCGGGACACGCGGGAGTTCTACCGAGTGAATGTGGAGGGGACGAGGGCCGTCTGTGAGGCAGCCCTGCGCGCCGGGGTCAAAAGGGTGGTGCATACCAGCACATGGGCGGTGTTCAGCACCCCTCCCCGCGGCCAAGCCATCACCGAGCAGACGCCCACCGACCCTCGCCGCCTCACCGGCCCTTACCGCCTCACCAAGTACTTGGCGGAGCGGGAGGCGATGTCTTTCGTCCCGCAGGGGTTAGACCTGGTAGTGGTCAACCCGACGGTGCCCGTCGGCCCCTGGGATGTGAAGCCCACGCCCACGGGGCGTATTGTCCTCAACTTTTTGCTGGGGCGCACGCCCGCCTATGTGCACACCACTTTGAACCTCATCGCCGTGGAGGATGTGGCGATGGGGCATCTGCTGGCTTACCAGAAGGGGCGAACAGGCCAGCGCTACCTGCTGGGCCACCGCAACATCACCCTGCGAGAGATCTTCGCCATTCTTGCCTCCCTCACGGGGCGCAAGGCTCCCCGCTTACGCCTCCCCATTCCCCTGGCCCTGACGGTAGCCTACGCCGACCACTTTGTGGAGGGCATCCTCCTGCGGCGGGAGCCGCTGTTGCCGTTGGAGGGGGTTCTGCACGCCCGGGAGTGGCGCATCGCCGACTGTGGGAAGGCGGTGCGGGAACTGGGCCTGCCCCAAACCTCGGTTGAGGAGGCTCTGGAGCGGGCGGTGCGATGGTTTGTGGACCACGGCTATGTGCCCCGCCGCACTACCACCCTTCTGACACGCAATCCCTCTGCCCAGGTGCGCCCATGACGCAGGTCTCTCCCCGTGTCGACGAGGCTTTGGTCGTTGCCGTGAGTGAGGCGGTTCGGCGCAGTCAGGACTACTTTCTGCGCATCCAGGACGCCGCCGGCTGGTGGTGGGGCGAACTGGCCTCTAACCCCACCATGGAGGCCGAATATCTGCTCCTGACCCATTTTCTCGGTGTAGCCGATAAAGAGCGGTGGCGGAAGATCGTCAACTACATTCTTTCCAAGCAGAGGCCCGACGGGGGGTGGGAGCAATATTACGCCGCCCCCCGCGGGGATGTGAGCACCTCGGTGGAGTGTTACTTCGCCTTGAAACTGGCGGGGGTGCCCGCCGATGCCGAGCCCATGCGCCGCGCGCGGGAGTTTATCCTTTCCCGCGGAGGGGTGCCCGCCACACGGGTGTTCACCAAGATATGGCTGGCGCTTTTCGGCCAGTGGGACTGGCGGGCGGTGCCCATGCTCCCCCCGGAGATGATGTTCTTACCGTCCTGGTCGCCCATCAATATTTATGAGTTCTCCTCGTGGGCGCGGGCGACCATCGTGGCCCTGACTATTGTGCGTGCCCTGCGTCCCGTGTGCCCCATTCCTCCGGAGGCCGCGGTGGATGAACTATACCCCATTCCCAAGAGCCGGATGAGGTGGGGCATACCTCCCCCACGGCGGATGCTGTCGTGGCGGGGGTTTTTCTGGCTGGCGGATGCCCTTTTGCGCCAGTATGAGCGGTCGCCCTGGAAGCCCTTGCGCCACGCGGCCCTACGCCGTGCCGAGGCGTGGGTGCTGGCCCACCAGGAGGCCGACGGCTCATGGGGCGGTATTCAGCCGCCGTGGGTGTATTCCCTTCTGGCTTTGAAGGTGTTGGGGTATCCGCTGCACCACCCGGTTATGGTGGCGGGCCTACGGGGGTTGGAGGGCTTCGCCATTGAGGAGAAGGACACCTGGCGGGTGCAAGCGTGTATTTCGCCCGTGTGGGATACATGCCTTACCATGATCGCCCTTCTGGATAGCGGATTGCCTCCCGACCATCCGGCTCTTCAGCGGGCCGCCCGCTGGCTCCTGTCCCAGGAAATCCGCATCCCCGGCGACTGGGCAGTGAAGGTGCGCGGGGTGGAGCCGAGCGGGTGGGCGTTTGAGTTTGAGAACGACCTTTACCCCGACACCGATGATACGGCCGAGGTACTCATGGCCCTGGCGCGCACGCGGTTACCCCCCGAAGAGGAGCGGGCCAAGACGGAGGCGATCCAGCGAGGGGTGCGGTGGCTGTTGGCTATGCAGAGCAAAAACGGTGGGTGGGGAGCCTTCGATAAGGACAATACGCGCGAGATCTTGGCTCACATACCCTTCGCCGACTTTGGGGAGACCCTAGACCCCCCCAGTGAGGATGTTACAGCGCATATCCTGGAACTGCTGGGGCGCTTGGGATATCCCCGCACCTATCCCGCGGTGGCCCGAGGCCTGCGCTACCTGCTCTCCCAGCAGGAGTTTGACGGTGCCTGGTTCGGGCGGTGGGGGGTGAACGCTCTTTACGGAGTGGGGGCAGTGCTCCCCGCCCTGGAGGCCGTGGGAGAGGATATGAGCCAGCCTGCTGTGCGGCGCGCCGTGAAGTGGCTTCTGGCCCACCAGAATCCCGACGGAGGATGGGGGGAGACCTGCGCCTCCTATGCCGACTTCTCCCTGCGAGGGAAGGGGCCGAGCACCGCCTCCCAGACCGCCTGGGCCTTGATGGCCCTGATGGCCGGCGGGCTGTGGGAGCACCCCGCTGTGGCTCGGGGGCTAGAGTATTTGGTGCGCACCCAACGGTCCGACGGCACTTGGGACGAACCCTACTACACGGGCACAGGCTTCCCAGGGTACGGCATTGGCCGACGGCTGACCCGCCCCCCACGGCCAGGGGAGCCTGGATATCAGGGCACCGAACTGCCCTACGCCTTCATGATTAACTACCACCTGTATCGCAACTACTGGCCCTTGATGGCTTTGGGGCGTTGGCTCCGATGGAAGCGCACCGGCGCCCCCAAAAGCACTCTAAACTAGACATTAGGAGGTGGCGTGGCGATGACCATGCAGACACATCTGGGCAAACCCACTTTGTTGGCTTCACACCAGGGCACGGCGTGGTGGTGCCGAACCTATGTGGTGAGCCTCCACAGTAGTAAAGCCCCGGAGTTTATCGACTGCACCCCACAGGTGGAACGCCTAGTGCAGGAAGCGGGAGTCTCCAACGGCATTGCCGTGGTTTTCTCACGCCACACCACCGCCGCTGTCATCCTCAACGAGATGGAGCCTCTGCTCCTGGCAGATATGGAACGTTTCCTGGAGCGCCTGGCCCCCCGCAACGCCTACTACCAGCACAACGATTTCACCATCCGCACCGTCAACATGAACGACGACGAGTGCCCCAACGGGCACGCCCATTGCCAACATAGCCTTCTGGGGGCCAGCGAGACCATCCCCATCGTCAACGGCAGGCTCGCCCTCGGGCGCTGGCAACGCATCTTTTTTGTGGAACTGGATCGTCCTCGCCCCCGGGAACTGGTGGTGCAGATCATGGGTATCGCGTAGGAGGCACCGTGCCCTTGCTGGCTCGTCCGGCCCAGATTCCAACCCTCCCGCTGGACAGCAGGGCGGAGTGCTCCTTAGATGAGGCGTATGCCCTGTGCGTGTGCCTCGCCCGCACCCACTACGAGAACTTCACCGTCGGCTCCTGGCTCCTGCCGCGGGACAAACTGCGCCATGTGTGCGCTATCTACGCCTTTTGCCGCACGGTAGACGACTTGGGGGACGAGGCCCAGGGGGATCGCCTAGCCCTCTTGGACGAGTGGGAGGCCGACCTGCGCCGATGCTATACCGATACCCCCCGCCATCCCTATCTGAAGGCCCTCCAAGCCACCATCCGCACCTTTGATATCCCCCTAACCCCGTTCCTCAAACTCATAGAGGCCAACCGCCTAGACCAGCGCCACACCCGTTGGCCCACTTACCAAGACCTGCTCTTTTACTGCGACCATTCGGCCAACCCGGTGGGGCACCTGTTCCTGTACCTGTTCGGGTATCGGGATGCCGAGCGCCAGCGCCTGGCCGATGCCACCTGCACCGCCCTGCAACTGACCAACTTCTGGCAGGATGTGCGCCGCGACTGGGACAAGGGGCGTATCTACATACCTCTGGAGGATATGGCCCGCTTCGGCTATACCGAAGGGGATTTGGCGCAGGGTGTGGTGAACGACGCCTTCCGACGCCTCATGGCCTTTGAGGTGGAGCGCACCCGCGCTCTGTTCCAGCAAGGCCTGGCACTGGTGGAGAAGGTGGAAGGCCTTGTGCGTCTAGACATAAAACTGTTCTCCCTAGGGGGGTTGGCGGTGTTGGACGCCATAGAGCGTCAAGGGTATGATACCCTCACCCGTCGCCCCGTTGTCTCC
This genomic window from Dehalococcoidia bacterium contains:
- a CDS encoding twin-arginine translocase TatA/TatE family subunit, which codes for MNFLNIGPLELLFILLVALLLLGPEKLASTARRVGKTVARLRRATEDLPSLLDEIDPPPPPPAPPEGALPRPPRQAQEKAGSPLKE
- a CDS encoding class I SAM-dependent RNA methyltransferase, which translates into the protein MLGTGTAPSRFAPGQRLRLTLGEMGALGECRAEVEGLPIWVFGGIPQEEVVAEVVRWRRTYAAARVVEVVCPSPHRVTPPCPYFWPCTGCQWQHIAYPYQLHLKRHLVRKALATVDALADVPVQETLPSPQIWGYRNHARMTIGPQGKVGFVNRTTREFVPIDACLLMHPWINQALAHLQGKCAETSQMSIRYGVHTGQWLIQPPLHEPSITLATGQKYYEEALWGRRFRIASPSFFQVNTLQAEQMVRVVRDALGLNGQGILVDAYAGVGTFGILLAPFVTRVIAIEESASAVDDARINAQGIPNIEFRQGKVEEVLPTLETHPDAVIVDPPRRGCHPEALHTLNRLAIPRLMYVSCDLEALVRDLTHLVKGPYRVVWVQPVDMFPHTHHIECLALLVRKDAVGSSPQGDRA
- a CDS encoding polyprenyl synthetase family protein, which translates into the protein MPVVGAEVKPQVPRLLGAYQEALGPALRGAVSGAAPDLLLPLHYHLGWVDAQGHPTVAEQGKGLRPTLCLFACEAMGAPPERALPAAVALECIHNFSLIHDDIQDGDRERRHRPTVWAVWGVNKALTAGNALRVLADLALLRLHWSGVSAQVVVQASRVLTEGYLEMIEGQVLDLSYETRLDITVQDYLHMVSKKTAALMGVALHLGTLVAGAAETAVDALRQAGRLLGIAFQVQDDVLGIWGERAVTGKAVGADIVRRKKSFPIVYALQYAPQELATRLRTFYQGESMNLHQVAQVLDILDKVQARSYAQRTAHGFCQEALNLARPVLPSWAADALEELAHFVVDRPM
- the hpnH gene encoding adenosyl-hopene transferase HpnH yields the protein MAITIRPAPAKPTPKITTAEEALRLFRPEKPVRPRRPMQLGIRLFTYIIAQRLKGRKRFPLVTMLEPLEACNLTCEGCGRIREYEPVLHRMLTLEECLQAVEASGAPIVSIAGGEPTMYPHLPELLAELVRRKYFVFCCTNALLLEKVLHKVPPSQYLCWVIHLDGMEEQHDRSVARRGVWRVAMRASKKALEMGYRVCCNTTLFKGSNAEDLYELFETVTQMGFEGIMLSAGYDFQMVPNQDVFLKRQESIEVFKRILAPDKVRRFRFYNNPLYLSFLRGERWYQCTAWSNPTYTILGWRKPCYPLADAHTHNVQELFSDALWEKYGVGKDPRCANCMMHCGFESATIFGAVKRPGDMVAMLRGILTNRSGIGVS
- a CDS encoding NAD-dependent epimerase/dehydratase family protein — encoded protein: MPKALVTGATGFVGSNLVRTLLQAGWQVRAVVRPTSPLVALEGLPVERVVGDLTQPTSLARAMDGLDAVFHVAALNAFWARDTREFYRVNVEGTRAVCEAALRAGVKRVVHTSTWAVFSTPPRGQAITEQTPTDPRRLTGPYRLTKYLAEREAMSFVPQGLDLVVVNPTVPVGPWDVKPTPTGRIVLNFLLGRTPAYVHTTLNLIAVEDVAMGHLLAYQKGRTGQRYLLGHRNITLREIFAILASLTGRKAPRLRLPIPLALTVAYADHFVEGILLRREPLLPLEGVLHAREWRIADCGKAVRELGLPQTSVEEALERAVRWFVDHGYVPRRTTTLLTRNPSAQVRP
- the shc gene encoding squalene--hopene cyclase — translated: MTQVSPRVDEALVVAVSEAVRRSQDYFLRIQDAAGWWWGELASNPTMEAEYLLLTHFLGVADKERWRKIVNYILSKQRPDGGWEQYYAAPRGDVSTSVECYFALKLAGVPADAEPMRRAREFILSRGGVPATRVFTKIWLALFGQWDWRAVPMLPPEMMFLPSWSPINIYEFSSWARATIVALTIVRALRPVCPIPPEAAVDELYPIPKSRMRWGIPPPRRMLSWRGFFWLADALLRQYERSPWKPLRHAALRRAEAWVLAHQEADGSWGGIQPPWVYSLLALKVLGYPLHHPVMVAGLRGLEGFAIEEKDTWRVQACISPVWDTCLTMIALLDSGLPPDHPALQRAARWLLSQEIRIPGDWAVKVRGVEPSGWAFEFENDLYPDTDDTAEVLMALARTRLPPEEERAKTEAIQRGVRWLLAMQSKNGGWGAFDKDNTREILAHIPFADFGETLDPPSEDVTAHILELLGRLGYPRTYPAVARGLRYLLSQQEFDGAWFGRWGVNALYGVGAVLPALEAVGEDMSQPAVRRAVKWLLAHQNPDGGWGETCASYADFSLRGKGPSTASQTAWALMALMAGGLWEHPAVARGLEYLVRTQRSDGTWDEPYYTGTGFPGYGIGRRLTRPPRPGEPGYQGTELPYAFMINYHLYRNYWPLMALGRWLRWKRTGAPKSTLN
- a CDS encoding secondary thiamine-phosphate synthase enzyme YjbQ; amino-acid sequence: MTMQTHLGKPTLLASHQGTAWWCRTYVVSLHSSKAPEFIDCTPQVERLVQEAGVSNGIAVVFSRHTTAAVILNEMEPLLLADMERFLERLAPRNAYYQHNDFTIRTVNMNDDECPNGHAHCQHSLLGASETIPIVNGRLALGRWQRIFFVELDRPRPRELVVQIMGIA
- the hpnC gene encoding squalene synthase HpnC, with protein sequence MPLLARPAQIPTLPLDSRAECSLDEAYALCVCLARTHYENFTVGSWLLPRDKLRHVCAIYAFCRTVDDLGDEAQGDRLALLDEWEADLRRCYTDTPRHPYLKALQATIRTFDIPLTPFLKLIEANRLDQRHTRWPTYQDLLFYCDHSANPVGHLFLYLFGYRDAERQRLADATCTALQLTNFWQDVRRDWDKGRIYIPLEDMARFGYTEGDLAQGVVNDAFRRLMAFEVERTRALFQQGLALVEKVEGLVRLDIKLFSLGGLAVLDAIERQGYDTLTRRPVVSKPRKVWLLLKTLVGMKVRGQV